One window of the Flavobacteriaceae bacterium YJPT1-3 genome contains the following:
- a CDS encoding undecaprenyl-phosphate glucose phosphotransferase, whose product MTARVGRYSGLLRPFSYAVDLSILLGTAYWLIPESVEQVLFILIVVVSWVVSATYSRYYEVYRFTPLLRIIELLFRQCLFYVLTVCAYFGLFPEPSISALDLGYYALFVLLFLALYKLAVFYLLKQYRRVFKGNFRNVIIIGDTQKTQQLESFFLENPVYGYKFKRAFDPNASQDSVEEAIAFARANNIDELYCSLADLTDEELKQLVDYVDNNLKVLKFLPDNRQIFTKKLKYQYYGIHPILSLREIPLEQPFNQGVKRSFDVLCAVVMLLGVLSWLTPLIALAIRMDSKGPVFFKQRRNGLDYREFYCFKFRSMYPNDRAHVDQITKDDVRVTRVGQFLRKTSLDELPQFVNVLIGDMSVVGPRPHMVSHTEMYAERIDKFMVRHFVKPGITGLAQVSGYRGEVENEAHIINRLRYDIFYMENWSLLMDLRIIAKTIVKTLRGDDRAY is encoded by the coding sequence ATGACCGCTCGTGTAGGGAGATATTCAGGCTTGCTTCGACCTTTTTCGTACGCGGTCGATTTGAGTATTCTTTTGGGAACGGCGTATTGGCTGATTCCTGAGAGTGTAGAACAGGTCTTATTTATTTTGATCGTGGTGGTCAGCTGGGTGGTATCGGCAACCTATTCCCGCTATTACGAGGTGTATCGCTTTACCCCCTTATTGCGCATCATCGAGCTCTTATTCCGGCAATGCCTTTTTTATGTATTGACTGTCTGTGCTTACTTTGGCCTTTTTCCTGAGCCCTCCATTTCGGCTCTGGATCTGGGCTATTATGCACTCTTTGTGCTGCTTTTCCTTGCTTTGTATAAATTGGCCGTATTCTACCTGCTCAAGCAATACCGTAGGGTCTTCAAGGGGAATTTCAGAAATGTGATCATTATTGGAGATACGCAGAAAACCCAGCAATTGGAATCATTTTTTCTCGAGAATCCAGTATATGGCTATAAATTCAAAAGAGCCTTTGATCCCAATGCTTCTCAAGATTCAGTGGAAGAAGCCATTGCCTTTGCCAGAGCTAATAACATAGACGAGTTGTATTGCTCGTTGGCCGACTTGACCGATGAGGAGCTTAAGCAATTGGTGGATTATGTCGATAACAACCTCAAGGTGCTTAAATTTCTACCGGATAATCGCCAGATTTTCACTAAGAAACTAAAGTACCAGTACTATGGAATCCATCCTATACTCTCGTTACGGGAAATCCCCTTAGAGCAACCCTTCAACCAGGGAGTAAAACGAAGTTTCGATGTCCTGTGTGCTGTGGTGATGCTCTTGGGTGTGCTTTCTTGGTTAACTCCACTTATCGCCCTGGCCATACGAATGGACAGTAAGGGACCTGTATTTTTTAAACAGCGTCGCAATGGTTTGGATTATCGGGAATTCTACTGTTTTAAATTTCGGTCCATGTACCCCAATGATCGGGCGCATGTCGATCAAATCACCAAGGATGACGTCAGGGTCACCCGCGTGGGGCAATTTTTGAGGAAAACCAGCCTCGATGAACTTCCTCAATTCGTCAATGTCTTGATCGGTGATATGTCGGTGGTTGGTCCCAGACCTCATATGGTCAGTCACACCGAGATGTATGCCGAACGCATCGACAAATTTATGGTGCGCCATTTCGTTAAGCCGGGCATCACAGGATTGGCACAGGTAAGTGGTTATCGTGGAGAGGTGGAGAATGAAGCCCACATCATCAACAGACTGCGGTACGATATTTTTTATATGGAAAACTGGTCCCTGCTGATGGATCTTCGCATCATCGCTAAAACCATAGTTAAAACCCTACGCGGAGATGATCGAGCCTACTGA
- a CDS encoding SDR family oxidoreductase, whose translation MTKRILITGAAGFLGSHLCDRFFAEGFEVIGMDNLITGDRRNIEHLFKEDRFTFYHHDVTTFVHVPGRLDYILHFASPASPIDYLKIPIQTLKVGSLGTHNLLGLAMNKQARILIASTSEVYGDPLVHPQDENYYGNVNTIGPRGVYDEAKRFQESITMAYHRFHGLETRIARIFNTYGPRMRLNDGRVIPAFIGQALRGEDLTVFGDGSQTRSFCYVDDQVEGIYRLLLSDYSDPVNIGNPDEISIKDFAEEIIKLTGTDQKIVYQPLPQDDPMQRQPDITRAKQVLGWEPQVSRAEGMKKTYQFFKELSPEDLQRSEHKDFSKHNRKSQ comes from the coding sequence ATGACTAAACGAATATTAATTACTGGAGCTGCCGGTTTTCTGGGCTCTCATCTATGCGATCGCTTCTTTGCAGAAGGTTTCGAAGTGATTGGCATGGACAATTTGATCACCGGGGATCGTCGGAATATTGAACACCTGTTCAAAGAGGATCGTTTTACGTTTTATCACCATGATGTCACCACCTTTGTGCACGTTCCGGGAAGGTTAGACTACATTTTGCATTTTGCCTCTCCGGCCAGCCCTATTGATTATTTAAAAATTCCGATTCAAACCCTAAAGGTCGGTTCTCTAGGCACCCATAATCTTCTGGGCCTGGCCATGAACAAGCAGGCGCGTATTTTGATCGCCTCTACCTCTGAGGTCTATGGAGACCCCCTGGTGCATCCTCAGGATGAAAACTATTACGGGAATGTCAACACCATTGGACCACGAGGAGTTTATGATGAAGCCAAACGCTTTCAGGAGTCGATCACCATGGCCTATCACCGCTTTCATGGCCTGGAAACGCGTATCGCACGTATTTTCAACACCTATGGACCCCGGATGCGATTGAATGACGGACGTGTGATCCCTGCTTTTATCGGGCAAGCCTTACGCGGAGAAGATCTGACGGTTTTTGGCGATGGGTCCCAAACCCGATCGTTTTGTTATGTAGATGATCAGGTAGAAGGGATTTACCGCCTCTTGTTGAGCGATTATTCCGACCCCGTCAATATTGGCAATCCGGATGAGATCTCTATTAAAGATTTTGCCGAAGAGATCATCAAGCTAACAGGCACCGATCAAAAGATCGTATATCAACCCTTACCGCAGGACGATCCTATGCAACGACAACCGGATATCACCAGGGCCAAACAAGTCTTGGGCTGGGAGCCACAAGTCTCGCGAGCTGAGGGCATGAAAAAAACCTATCAGTTCTTTAAGGAATTAAGTCCTGAAGACCTCCAACGAAGTGAACACAAAGATTTTAGCAAACACAATAGAAAGTCTCAATGA
- a CDS encoding O-antigen ligase family protein: protein MEERKINYFEIILILLLSLAVFRIPATALLFVFVAFNVGQYKQLQYGKWQWICIAIIAAPLLLDILFFWNNTDWLEGIKHGEKRLALFLVPLFLIGRKPAIRWLYILRGYSLIFTLVLIGCLGWFALAKSEFFVKYLAGRELWEMGYVFAKSLRSHAPALNLHIAFLVVVNFFLLAQAYWKKHKALLIGGRLLLFVVSAFMLLFVNTRLAIVNALLGILLILVFYLWKASSSRKALNLAFISLAICAGLFFAFAKAFPHILEKYSTVTFAHMDKVGRLDEIDRPEVTVYNALVTRVSIWKSASEVARNNLPWGTGAADGKEALNQYYEDSNQQFLATYDFPAHNQFLDFSIKFGFLGLMVALLFMSFPAYLGIQLRDPLVLFFFWNFLTANLVDDFLIRFDGIVFSALWMSLFAHRWLHQSGGRARSTV from the coding sequence TTGGAGGAAAGAAAGATTAATTATTTTGAGATAATCCTCATTCTGTTGCTGAGTTTGGCGGTATTTCGCATTCCGGCAACCGCTTTGTTATTTGTCTTTGTTGCTTTTAATGTAGGGCAGTACAAACAACTTCAGTACGGAAAATGGCAATGGATATGCATAGCCATCATCGCGGCTCCTCTCTTGCTGGATATACTCTTTTTCTGGAACAATACAGACTGGCTCGAAGGCATTAAGCACGGAGAAAAGCGATTGGCCCTGTTCCTGGTGCCTCTGTTTCTGATTGGAAGGAAACCGGCCATCCGTTGGCTTTATATACTGCGTGGATATTCTTTGATTTTTACCTTGGTCTTGATAGGCTGCCTGGGCTGGTTCGCTTTGGCTAAAAGTGAATTTTTTGTAAAGTATCTTGCCGGGCGTGAGCTTTGGGAAATGGGATATGTCTTTGCGAAATCCCTGCGAAGTCATGCCCCCGCTCTAAATCTGCACATCGCGTTTTTGGTGGTTGTCAATTTCTTTCTTTTGGCACAGGCCTACTGGAAAAAACATAAAGCTCTTTTGATTGGTGGCCGGTTACTTCTTTTTGTAGTGTCAGCGTTTATGTTGCTTTTCGTCAACACCCGTTTAGCCATAGTCAATGCCTTGCTGGGTATTCTTTTGATTCTGGTTTTTTATCTGTGGAAAGCAAGTTCAAGCAGAAAAGCCCTCAATTTGGCGTTTATCAGTTTAGCGATCTGTGCAGGGTTATTTTTCGCTTTCGCGAAAGCGTTTCCGCACATTCTCGAAAAGTATAGCACCGTAACCTTTGCACATATGGATAAAGTGGGCCGTTTGGATGAGATCGATCGTCCCGAAGTGACAGTCTACAATGCTCTGGTCACCAGAGTAAGTATATGGAAGTCGGCGTCAGAGGTCGCCCGCAACAACCTTCCCTGGGGTACCGGAGCTGCGGATGGGAAAGAAGCTCTGAATCAATACTACGAGGACAGCAATCAGCAGTTTTTAGCAACTTATGACTTTCCGGCGCATAATCAGTTTCTGGACTTCAGCATCAAATTCGGTTTTCTGGGGTTAATGGTGGCCCTGCTCTTTATGAGCTTTCCCGCTTATTTAGGGATTCAATTGCGGGATCCCCTTGTGCTCTTTTTCTTTTGGAACTTTCTGACCGCAAATTTAGTAGACGATTTCCTAATTCGTTTTGATGGCATCGTCTTTAGCGCGCTGTGGATGAGCCTATTTGCACATCGCTGGCTGCATCAGTCTGGAGGTAGAGCTCGATCAACTGTTTAA
- a CDS encoding glycosyltransferase family 2 protein codes for MIEPTDAPVFSVIMPVFNAEDFLKDAVNSVIDQTYASWELILIDDASTDGSQALISAFAKAHPQQIQCIQFKSNQGTAKARNAGIERAKGRFICFLDADDRWMPEKLEKQYQCFMTTGTAVCFSSYVLMQETGELLHQKVQAFPELPYSKLLKANYIGNLTGAYDTQKLGKCYSPLLRKRQDWALWLEVIRKGGSAVGIQQPLAVYRKRKGSISANKLALLKYNFLIYYSFLDYPLVKSLGCMLVFLREQLMIKPRQTVPYLPKS; via the coding sequence ATGATCGAGCCTACTGATGCCCCGGTATTTTCAGTGATCATGCCTGTGTTTAACGCAGAGGATTTCTTGAAGGACGCCGTAAACTCGGTAATCGATCAAACCTATGCCTCCTGGGAACTGATTCTTATTGATGACGCATCGACCGATGGCAGTCAGGCCCTGATATCCGCTTTCGCGAAAGCGCATCCACAACAAATACAATGCATTCAATTCAAGTCCAATCAAGGCACAGCAAAGGCAAGAAATGCCGGAATAGAGCGCGCAAAAGGACGTTTTATCTGTTTTTTAGACGCTGACGATCGCTGGATGCCTGAAAAATTAGAAAAGCAATACCAGTGTTTTATGACCACCGGGACCGCGGTTTGCTTTTCCAGCTACGTACTCATGCAGGAAACCGGAGAATTGCTCCATCAAAAAGTCCAGGCTTTTCCAGAACTGCCCTACAGCAAATTGCTCAAGGCGAATTACATTGGAAATCTGACCGGAGCGTATGACACCCAGAAGCTGGGAAAATGCTATTCCCCCCTGCTGCGTAAGCGACAAGACTGGGCCTTGTGGCTGGAGGTGATCCGAAAAGGCGGATCAGCGGTTGGGATACAGCAACCGCTGGCCGTCTATCGAAAACGAAAAGGGTCGATTTCAGCCAACAAACTGGCCCTGCTGAAGTATAATTTTTTGATCTATTATTCCTTTTTAGACTATCCCCTGGTGAAAAGTCTGGGTTGTATGCTTGTTTTTCTTCGGGAACAGCTCATGATCAAGCCTCGTCAGACGGTGCCTTACCTACCAAAGTCGTAA
- a CDS encoding glycosyltransferase, with translation MQKRRVVHIVEALGGGVYSYFIELTQVLGPHPEIATTIIYSPSRQEIDPDQVVTDFHPAVELIALPMQRKLHPLKDWQTLNELTRLLGHLQPDILHLHSSKISVLGRLAKSRAHLDCRCYYSPHGYAFLRQDISGWKRAFYKQIEKWMAKHYGGITLACGDTEWAYAQEMGPALLIRNGVPIARVEQYRRSANTSGPLQIGILGRITEARDPAFFNTLAKRHPELEFIWIGDGHQRTILTSPNIKVTGWFMDREQAWECLSSLDVYLQISLWEGLPLAPLEAMAMHLPVIASRVIGNQDIVKHGETGYLCTSLNEFDQAIEKLKSPEHRRELGQQGRARVADFFDSTKNFKQLIELYLQTDAASDVQIGSSTAR, from the coding sequence GTGCAAAAACGACGAGTAGTTCATATCGTAGAAGCTCTGGGAGGTGGCGTGTATAGCTATTTTATTGAACTGACTCAGGTGTTGGGACCTCATCCGGAGATAGCAACGACGATCATCTACAGTCCGTCACGCCAAGAGATCGATCCTGATCAGGTGGTCACCGACTTTCATCCTGCGGTTGAACTCATCGCCCTGCCTATGCAACGCAAACTGCACCCGCTGAAGGATTGGCAGACCCTTAATGAACTCACGCGATTGCTGGGACATCTACAACCCGACATTCTGCATTTACACTCCTCAAAAATCAGTGTTTTAGGACGTCTCGCTAAATCTCGGGCTCACCTGGATTGCCGCTGCTATTACAGTCCACATGGCTACGCCTTCTTGCGCCAGGACATTTCCGGATGGAAGCGCGCATTCTATAAGCAGATCGAAAAGTGGATGGCCAAACACTATGGAGGGATTACCCTCGCCTGCGGAGATACAGAATGGGCCTATGCTCAGGAAATGGGTCCGGCCCTACTCATTCGAAATGGTGTCCCCATAGCGCGTGTAGAGCAATACCGCCGCAGCGCGAACACTAGTGGGCCTCTTCAGATTGGTATTCTAGGCCGGATCACGGAAGCGCGCGATCCCGCATTTTTCAACACCCTGGCTAAACGGCATCCCGAACTGGAGTTTATCTGGATTGGTGATGGGCATCAAAGGACCATATTGACCAGTCCGAACATCAAGGTCACCGGCTGGTTTATGGATCGAGAACAGGCCTGGGAATGCTTGAGTAGTTTAGATGTCTATTTGCAGATCTCGTTGTGGGAGGGATTGCCTCTAGCCCCCCTGGAAGCCATGGCCATGCATTTACCGGTGATCGCTTCACGGGTGATCGGCAATCAGGACATCGTGAAGCACGGGGAAACCGGATACCTCTGTACGAGTCTTAACGAGTTTGACCAGGCGATCGAAAAATTGAAAAGTCCGGAGCACCGACGAGAGCTCGGGCAGCAAGGGCGGGCACGTGTTGCTGATTTTTTTGACAGCACTAAAAATTTTAAACAGTTGATCGAGCTCTACCTCCAGACTGATGCAGCCAGCGATGTGCAAATAGGCTCATCCACAGCGCGCTAA
- a CDS encoding glycosyltransferase family 2 protein, with translation MAEGTTNIRYSIIVPVFNAQPYLKSCVDSLLVQAHKHYEVLLIDDHSTDDSGAICDQYAAAYPQVRVHHLPSNQGASAARNLGIQEARGTYILFVDADDFWKGTQILNELDDLIASRAPDIILHPVIRYYAPRQMESQFFPEGITNHGFFGEHFEELVYQGVFAPSPWDKIIKRELLTNHHLFFPQGVRAEDMKWCADLVPPLSTYALFPSAFYHYRQGGGGSVTQNLTSQHVENVFEMIRNGLSQVRQADASLKTGLENYWATNFIDLLMFYPLLNKKARVKIKPYLKEWAYLIRKGRSKKMDQVARMSRVIPYSLLPNALFAYSRLRQLQKRMKTYL, from the coding sequence ATGGCTGAAGGGACCACAAACATTCGATACAGTATCATCGTTCCGGTATTCAATGCCCAGCCCTATCTTAAAAGTTGTGTAGACAGCCTGCTTGTTCAAGCCCATAAGCACTACGAAGTATTATTGATTGACGACCATTCTACCGATGACTCTGGCGCGATCTGCGATCAGTATGCCGCTGCGTACCCCCAGGTACGGGTACATCATTTGCCCTCCAATCAAGGTGCCTCAGCTGCACGAAACCTAGGAATACAAGAAGCTCGCGGCACCTATATTCTCTTTGTGGATGCCGATGATTTTTGGAAGGGAACACAAATTCTGAATGAGCTGGATGATTTAATAGCTTCTAGGGCTCCGGACATCATTCTGCATCCCGTTATACGTTATTATGCTCCCCGACAGATGGAGTCCCAATTCTTTCCTGAGGGTATTACAAACCACGGATTTTTTGGGGAGCATTTTGAAGAGTTGGTCTATCAAGGCGTTTTTGCACCAAGCCCTTGGGATAAGATTATTAAACGAGAACTACTTACTAATCATCACCTTTTTTTCCCACAAGGCGTCAGGGCGGAAGACATGAAATGGTGTGCAGATCTGGTCCCTCCTCTTTCCACTTATGCGCTATTCCCCTCGGCCTTTTACCATTATCGGCAAGGTGGAGGGGGCTCAGTGACCCAAAACTTAACCTCCCAGCACGTTGAAAATGTTTTTGAGATGATCCGAAATGGACTGAGCCAAGTGAGACAAGCAGATGCCTCCTTAAAAACCGGATTGGAGAATTATTGGGCGACCAACTTTATCGATTTATTGATGTTTTACCCGCTCTTGAATAAAAAGGCTAGAGTGAAAATCAAACCGTACCTGAAAGAATGGGCTTACCTGATCCGCAAAGGGAGAAGCAAGAAAATGGACCAGGTCGCTCGTATGAGTCGGGTGATACCTTACAGCCTGCTTCCCAACGCCCTCTTCGCGTATAGCCGTCTTCGTCAACTTCAGAAGCGAATGAAAACGTACCTTTAA